The DNA region TTTGTAGAGTTCATGGAAACACTGAGCTCGGCGATCGTTGTGCTGAACTAGTTGAGCAGCTGGATCCCACTCTCTTGAATGAGGAGTCAAAGGTTGGCCTTTTACCGGTAGAACCTTCAGACTCgataaaagagagagaaaagaaattagcAAGTAAAAATCTGCTAGAAGTTAGGAGCCGAGTCCATGAATATCGAGCAGGAGATACTTCTCATCCTGAAAATGACAAGATTTATGCTCTTCTTAGAGGTCTGAGGACACAAATGAAAGAAGCTGGCTATATTCCAGAGGTAAAGTTTGTGCTGCATGACATTGACCAGGAAAGCAAAGAAGATGCTCTTCTTGCTCACAGTGAGAGACTTGCTGTTGCTTATGGTCTGATTAGCAGTTCTGCTCGCTCTCCTATTAGGGTGATTAAGAATCTCCGTGTTTGCGGTGATTGCCATACTGCACTGAAGATTATTTCTAAGATTGTGGGAAGAGAGTTCATCATTCGAGATGCTAAAAGGTTCCACCACTTTAAAGATGGGCTATGCTCCTGCCGGGATTATTGGTGAATGTTACCAAAGGTACTGGTATTCCCCTTTTTTTATACATTTCATCTTCAGTAATATTAAATCTGTCCAGCAACTACTACGTCTCTATCGTATGTGCTTCTATTTTTTCTCTTCCACAGCCAGGGAGCTTCACAAACACGCCtctattctttcttttatttctatttccCCAATTTCTCTCAGACTACACTGTATATTATCTAAGCTTTCATTCTATCTCATCCTTATTTCTCAAAGATCTTTCTTGCTCTCTCTTCCTGCGtttcttctttaatttcattttattcaaactGCATCTTTTTCTTGCTCTCTcacaaaaaaaactattatttcTTGCTCTTTTACtttcagtttttctttttctttcgtCTCTACTTTgctatttcaaaaatatttcatATTACGATCGGCAGCTTTCATGCGGTTCCTGGGTTTTGATTTTCTTACATCATTTTTCTCCAaatgttattttttcaattttaaatatttgtCTTAATGGTTATGGTTACTGTTTGACAGGAAGCTTCAAATGATAGTTTCAATAGATTCTCTTAATTCTTTTGAGACAGAGTTTGCTTTTTGGGATCATCATAATGCAGGTAACTCTTTCTATCTTCTCCTTTGTTCCAGTATCGGGAAAAATGTTTCATTGGgttttcaaacttattttgCTGTTTTCACTTGACTTGCAGCTTTGTTATGACAAGTTCACTAGAACGTACTGGCAATTTTGGTGTGAGGAGCTTTTCCTACGCCCCTGGATGTGTTAGTCTAAATAATCACAATTGTTGAGAATCATGACTATTAggaatatttaaaatatatttgacatgcctaaaaaatattatttccgCCTTCCATAAAATTTTTGTACTGCCTTTTTTTTACTAGTGactgttaattttatttaatatgtTAAATTTTTGCCCCCTCTGATTCTGTCCCTGCCTGAAGTGTTGGTTTCTGTTGAATGCTTCTTCTCTCTCCATTGCATGAAACCAATGAACTATGTTTAAAATACATGTACGTATACATCTGGGGTTTAGTCTTAATTTCTTATTGATGGATACCCTTGTGAGTTTATTGGACCATGGTTCATGGTGATAGCAGACCTCTTGGCTGTGTTTGTTGGCTTTCTTAAATTGGACATACCTGACCTGATCTTAAATTGAGAATATGCTTGTTAATATTATCTTGATTGTATTTTCTGTTTTGAGGAACTGCTTAGTCTATCTTTAAGAAATGTTAATATAATTATGCTTTCACATTTTATCTCATCTAATATCTTTTTGTTAAAATACCAAGCAGTCTGTCTCCCCcgttttaaataatattgttgATTTTACTTTCTATTAAATTGTACAAAATGAAAAACTATAATACTTAAATGAAAGTAATAGAGTAGTTATGAGTTCAGCTTAGAATATTGGTTAGTAGTAGTGTTCATATATGTGTACACTATGCTAATACTTCGCATAGTACACATATCTACCCTACTAACTAGTATTTTGAGCTGAACTCGTAACTGCTCTATTAGAAAGAATGCAGATTCTACAATAGATCCCTAGTTTATCCTTTAAAGGCAGAGTACCAAACTAGGTCATAGAATTGCTTCCACTTTGTTTTTCAActcttccactttcttttgTTCTATCTGCTATATCTATGTTGTGCTTAGAAGCTAGAACTAAAGATGAAGTAGTTAACAAATGAATAAAACATGATTGAAATCCAGTTGGtgaagtaattttttttaaatattcttCTATATATATGTAGCCTGTAAGAAAGAATAAGAATGCATCAAGACTATCTAATCTAATTGCTAATCAGTAATGTAAAACCGATTTCAACAGCAATGAGCAGGGATCTGGAGAGGAACCATAAATCCCAAATAAAATCTAGCTAGGGGCAGGACAAACAGTCGCTCAACAAGAAAGCCCTCATGTGGTTAAATTTATAGGACAAGCAGTTATGAACATAGCAAGCACAAGAACAAGGTCATTGTGATGGAGCTCATGCCCAATGGCTCTCTTCATGACATGCTCCATCACCAAGATGGCCTAAACGTATGGAAATCGCCATTCAGATCGCGTATGCAGTGCAATTTCTTCACGAAAGCAATAAACCTTTGACCATCCAGAGACATCAAATCCACCAACATTTTCTAAGACCTTGTGTGTTGAATTTAACAACTACAacgtgggtttttttttttggcatgCAGTGAAGTGGCATGGACCATTCCAAGCTAGGGGTGGTGGGTAGGagagaatatatatatagaggcttCATTCCCTCCATCTCATTAATTGTGATTACGTGATCTCCTCCCTAATTGCTTCATTCCCTCCATCTCATTAATTGTATTTTATGGAAATCTCGATTGTATAAGGGGCTCCTCCATAACCGGTAAAAGCATGTTTGTCTTTTTATAGAGAAATGTCAAGGCTTAACTGTGCGTCTATCCCACTGACTTCGTCTTAGGATTTTTCCGTGAACAATTACTGGttttattaagataaaaaaattgcTTACAAGCTATCGAATGAGAAATTGACACACCgttcattttaaataaaatccctTGTGCTTTTTTAATGCATTTTGACTTAAAAAATACACTGGTATATTTATATTGGTtggttaattttaatttttaaacatCCAAACATTATTGATATACaccaaattttttttcttctagtgTTGTCGAAATCACTCAAAATATACCTTAAGTAAAATCACTATATTTTAAATGATCAATATAACCAATATTTATCATTTTTCGAAAAATGCATACATAGTTGAGTGAGTATACTATAGTATCCGCAGTGGAAGAGTGAGTGTAAGCGGGCGAGGATTCTGATGGAAGAGAGTAAGCGAGCGACGATTCTGATCACGAACGACGACGGAATCGATGCTCCTGGTTTGAGAGCTCTGGTTCACTCCCTCGTCACCACCAATCTTTTCAATATTCTTGTCTGCGCTCCTGATAGGTAAGTACCATTTTATCATCAATTCAATTGGTTTCTTCaatgtgaatgtgaatgtgaatTTTATGGATCATTCATTTTGGTTGCAGTGAGAAATCAGCTGTCAGTCATGGCATCACTTGGCTCCACCCTATCACGGCCAAGCAAATACAAATTGACGGAGCAACCTCCGCTTTTGCAGTTTctggtttctttctttctattcaAAACAGTTTTTACATAAACACTGATAAGGATTTGAATTAACCCTCTGTTTGATCATTGCTTTGTATTGCAGGGACTCCGGCTGATTGTACTTCTCTTGGGGTTTCCAAAGCACTCTTTCCTACTCTACCTGATCTGGTACCTCTGCACTGCTCTCCCATTTCAAACTATGATTAATACTATGATATAGCTCACCCTTTTCCCATTGGATAAAGATTTTGTTATTTATAAATGTTTTGATACTCGTTGGCACTAGTGCAAATTTCATTTCAAGATAACAAGTCAATGAAACTCTTCTCCTATAGACTGATAAGAAGTGAAGTCCAGTTGGTTGTTGATTTGCATAATATTTATTTGCACAGGTAGTCAGTGGCATAAACAAGGGTAGCAACTGCGGTTATCACATGTATGTACCAACTTTTTCTTCCTCATCTACCTTTATGCGTCTTAACGATTTTTTAGACGTCTAATCTAACAAAATAATCCTTTCTTAATCTAAAATAAATGCATATTGCCAAGAGACAGTGAATATATTTGAATTATCTAACCATAAAACTAAATTTTTTCCTTATGAATAATTTTGAGCTGCTTTAAATCTATCTCATGGTCAGTCAGTGGCTCAGTAGAGAATCTTGTATTTCATTGCAAATGATATAATGGGATGTTTAACAGAAATAAAcctgttgattttttttttcattggctCCAAATGACAATGGACATATCACTCTAAACTGTGAAGAGACAACAATGATTCCATTTCCTTGAAATTTGAGATGAAACCAATTATGATTTGCATAATAGTTTTTTGTGACTTGAGTTATTTCAATAGTTATTACTCTGGAAAGAAATTTTTTTCCATAGTTGTTCTGAGTGGATCCTTTGCAGTGTTTACTCAGGCACCGTAGCTGGGGCTCGAGAGGCCTTCTTCAATGATGTACCTTCTATCTCCATTTCATATGACTGGTATATTTGCAGCTTGTTTCTGTGCCTATATTGCTGGATTTATCATCAAGATTTATTTTGAATTGAATTTTGAAACCTTGTTAGCCTGTAATTATAACTGTAAATGAATGAATATCTCAAATTATATTGCTTACTGTTACTGGCATTATAATCTATTTCAATAATCTTTCATCGATATCCTACTATTTCAATTTGCAACATCTTTTCATTAGTTGGAGGTTACTTTATGTCCAGGATTAAAGGGAAGAGTAATTTACAGGACTACGCCCTTGCTGCACAAGTATGCATACCAATCATAAGTGCTGTACTGGTTGAGATAAAGAATGAAAGCTAccctaaaaaatgttttttgaaTATAGATGTCCCAAACAATGTTGCTAACCACAAGGTATATCAAAATTACTTTTGCAATGTATATGTTTAGCTTGTGGTAAATGATTAATATGATATAGCCAGATAGCCTTGTTTAGCTGGATTAATCATCACATGAATTCATATTATTATGAAATCAACATTATACATGATAAGGGGAAGCAAAAATTATATGCTGATATTCTTTTTCTATGATTTTTGTGTATTTCTTAGCAATTATTCTTAACTGTGTTATTATTATTTCAGGCAATTTTTCTGTAGTTATCGTAGAATTAGAGTCCTATAAGGACAACTGTGGTTTAGGCAAGCTAAGAAGATTGACTAATTTCTAGCAAAGTTCTATGTTCCTATGAAGATGTCCCACTGTGTTTAAACTGAGAAACATACTTTTGCACGTTAATATTGTTCCAagtattttgtttgttttattcAGAATTTCTGTAAGGGTAAATCTTGTTTGTCTGCTATAATGACACCTTGACTCCAAGAGTCTATCATGGTTATATTTCATAGACTGTGTCTATTGTCCCCCTTGAGGCCATTTAAAATGAGTTGACTACTATTATCTAGTGACTACGAAAGTCTCCTTGTtaagaagttgagaaagattAAGTCCTATGTGTTATTATGATTTCTGGAATTTAATGCTAGGGATGACAATGA from Lotus japonicus ecotype B-129 chromosome 2, LjGifu_v1.2 includes:
- the LOC130741400 gene encoding uncharacterized protein LOC130741400; translation: MEESKRATILITNDDGIDAPGLRALVHSLVTTNLFNILVCAPDSEKSAVSHGITWLHPITAKQIQIDGATSAFAVSGTPADCTSLGVSKALFPTLPDLVVSGINKGSNCGYHIVYSGTVAGAREAFFNDVPSISISYDWIKGKSNLQDYALAAQVCIPIISAVLVEIKNESYPKKCFLNIDVPNNVANHKGYKLTKQGKSIVRMGWKQVTSETEGRKMTSDMTNTDTDTDTPKNVGASSVSPEHLSFVREVRGYQLDDDDDTDHSSLQEGYISVTPLAALSHAEVDCQTYFKDWLQSVPEIPSSSAL